A genomic window from Betta splendens chromosome 24, fBetSpl5.4, whole genome shotgun sequence includes:
- the kidins220b gene encoding kinase D-interacting substrate of 220 kDa B isoform X3: MDTTTSIKMTTLAIQNLFSYVEEENLAALKAHLDRFKEVDGRSDNGQTPLMLAAEQGSLDIVQELIRRGANVNLDDVDCWSALISAAKEGHLEVVKELLENSAYIEHRDMGGWTALTWACYKGRVEVATVLLEHGANPNTTGQQFSVYPIIWAAGRGHSEIVKLLLQNGAKVNCSDKYGTTPLIWAARKGHFDCVMHLLENGADVDQEGANSMTALIVAVRGGYTEVVKELLKRNPNVNMTDKDGNTALMIAAKEGYTEIVQDLLDAGTYVNIPDRSGDTVLIGAVRGGHVEIVRALLHKYADIDIRGQDSKTALYWAVEKGNGTMVRDILQCNPDTETCTKDGETPLIKATKMRNIEIVELLLDKGAKVSAVDKKGDTPLHIAIRGRSRRLAELLLRNPKDGRLLYRPNKAGETPYNIDCSHQKSILTQIFGARHLSPTESDGDMLGYDLYSSALADILSEPTMQPPICVGLYAQWGSGKSFLLKKLEDEMKTFAGQQIEPLFQFSWLLVVLSLLLCGSVAIVLGFTVDPMLALAVSLSLLALLYLFFVVVYFGGRREGDNWTWAWLLSTRLARHIGYLELLLKLMFVNPPELPEQSTRALPVRFLFTDYNRLSSVGGETSMAEMIATLSDACEREFGFLATRLFRVFKTEEAQGKRKWKKTCCVPSFIIFALVLTCLLTGMALLAVFKVDGQNQTVNAVLIAISSVVGLALLLNCRTWWQVTDSVLNSQRKRLHGAANRMHKLKSEGFMKVLKHEVELMARMAKTIDSFTQHQTRLAVVIDGLDSCEQDKVLQMLDTVRVLFSKGPFISIFASDPHIIIKAINQNLNSVLRDSNINGHDYMRNIVHLPVFLNSRGLSSAKKMCGAAPTNGDAANADAGWHEELDRKLSQHSLGELTKFGSKTTLNRRDTYRRRQVQRSVTRQMSFDLTKLMVTEDWFSDISPQSMRRLLNIVSVTGRLLRANQITFNWDRLASWINLTEQWPYRTSWLILFLEETDGVPDQATLKTIYERVSKNIPTTKDMEPLLEIDGDVRSFEVFLSSRTPVLTGRDIRTFLPCTVNLDPKLREIIADVRAAREQMSMGGVTYPSLPLQEAQARPTSVYSQVSSTCSPSASFSGPFNPPAGGVSPQPHSSYYSGLAGPQHPFYNRPYFPHHLYQLPRPLVAPSYLSHLHPRPLPKSSRDAGTAPGAASIVSAAPAILLSSMTTEAVCERVRQIEGIDQSMMGQYAATIRKANVNGRVLSQCNIDELKKEMNMNFGDWQLFRATVLDMRLIENQVLHEEAASEQGSIIGGNVEPGRRAAAPPRAGGANTDASPMYSFNLSFEELSTVGLDDPARQANAPWMGAAHRTNSMTSLNSQESSNDISKLTDKQQAEYRDAYQEYIAQMAQLEMGGSSNRDRPVQPQPGQFMTPPSEDKSKDGAELDGRKSFTKKSSSKPAADNMDFTPNSDGLDPITEEDEKGEHGSSKSLLTRKTSADRGGLFQGAADLKLKTGGGLRYQKLTSDDEESEESDNAPLLKDGKKVAEAKVPGGSLALKGKDYLSDAMLDKKDSSDSGVRSNESSPNHSLQDEEADLSQLDRPNLIELDEESLARKRGLPSSLSGLQDPAVTRMSICSEDQCSLLASSPEESWPSSKTYNLNRTPSNVTLNNNTNMQQGNHPRQPAEGSSSSSTSDVILSPSSGTTRPGPNNENIRVVHLKRGLKPGDPPEICTVSSDTVTFGEERESIL, encoded by the exons ATGGACACCACTACATCCATCAAGATGACCACCCTGGCCATCCAGAACCTGTTCAGctacgtggaggaggagaacctggCTGCTCTCAAAGCTCACCTGGACCGCTTCAAGGAGGTGGACGGGCGCAGTGAT AACGGTCAGACTCCGTTGATGCTGGCAGCTGAGCAAGGCAGTCTGGATATCGTCCAGGAGCTCATCAGGAGAGGAGCCAACGTGAACCTGGACGACGTg GACTGCTGGTCAGCTTTGATCTCTGCAGCTAAAGAAGGTCATCTGGAGGtagtgaaggagctgctggagaacagcGCCTACATCGAACACAGAGACATG GGAGGATGGACCGCTTTGACCTGGGCCTGTTACAAAGGTCGTGTGGAGGTCGCCACGGTGCTGCTGGAGCACGGAGCCAACCCCAACACCACAGGACAA cagttTAGCGTGTACCCCATCATCTGGGCCGCAGGTCGAGGACACTCTGAAATCGTTAAACTTCTGCTGCAGAATGGAGCCAAAGTCAACTGTTCTGACAAG TACGGGACCACGCCGCTGATATGGGCGGCCAGAAAAGGACACTTCGACTGCGTGATGCACCTGCTGGAGAACGGGGCTGATGTCGACCAGGAGGGGGCG AACTCAATGACGGCGCTGATCGTGGCAGTGCGGGGCGGCTACACGGAGgtggtgaaggagctgctgaagaggaaccCGAACGTCAACATGACGGACAAAGACGGGAACACGGCGCTAATGATCGCTGCCAAGGAGGGCTACACCGAGATCgtccaggacctgctggacgcAGGGACCTACGTCAACATCCCCGACCGA AGTGGAGACACGGTGCTGATTGGAGCAGTGAGGGGCGGGCACGTGGAGATAGTCAGAGCTCTCCTGCACAAATACGCCGACATCGACATCAGGGGGCAG GACAGTAAGACGGCTCTGTACTGGGCCGTAGAGAAAGGAAACGGCACCATGGTGAGAGACATCCTGCAGTGTAACCCCGACACCGAGACCTGCACCAAG GATGGAGAGACTCCTCTGATTAAAGCCACTAAGATGAGAAACATTGAGatcgtggagctgctgctcgaTAAAGGAGCCAAAGTGTCGGCTGTGGACAAG AAAGGAGACACTCCTCTGCACATCGCTATACGTGGCCGCAGCCGCCGTCTGGCCGAGCTGCTCCTCAGGAACCCCAAAGATGGCCGCCTGCTGTACCGGCCCAACAAGGCCGGGGAGACGCCCTACAACATCGACTGCAGCCACCAGAAGAGCATCCTCACACAGATCTTTGGAGCCC GTCACCTGTCCCCCACCGAGTCTGACGGAGACATGCTGGGCTACGACCTGTACAGTTCTGCTCTGGCTGACATCCTGAGCGAGCCCACCATGCAGCCCCCCATCTGTGTGGGTCTGTACGCCCAGTGGGGCAGCGGAAAGTCCTTCCTGCTCAAGAAACTGGAGG ACGAGATGAAGACGTTTGCGGGTCAGCAGATCGAGCCGTTGTTTCAGTTCTCCTGGCTGCTAGTGGttctgtccctgctgctgtgtggctcCGTGGCCATCGTCCTTGGCTTCACTGTGGACCCTATGCTGGCCTTGGCTGTGTCCCTGAGCCTGCTGGCGCTGCTCTACCTTTTCTTTG TGGTGGTGTACTTCGGAGGGCGCCGGGAAGGCGACAACTGGACCTGGGCGTGGCTGCTCAGCACCCGTCTGGCCCGTCACATCGGGTATCTGGAGCTGTTGCTAAAGTTGATGTTCGTCAACCCGCCGGAGCTCCCGGAGCAGAGCACCAGGGCTCTGCCGGTCAG GTTCCTGTTCACGGACTACAACCGTCTGTCCAGCGTCGGAGGAGAGACGTCGATGGCCGAGATGATCGCCACGCTCTCCGACGCCTGTGAGAGAGAGTTCGGATTCCTCGCCACACGTCTGTTCAGAGTGTTTAAGACGGAAGAGGCGCAAG GTAAGAGGAAGTGGAAGAAGACCTGCTGCGTGCCGTCCTTCATCATATTCGCCCTGGTGCTGACCTGCCTGCTCACCGGCATGGCGCTGCTGGCCGTCTTCAAGGTGGATGGGCAGAACCAGACAGTAAATGCGGTTCTGATCGCCATCAGCAGTGTGGTGggcctggctctgctgctgaactGCAGGACGTGGTGGCAGGTGACGGACTCGGTGCTGAACTCTCAGAGGAAGAGGCTGCACGGCGCCGCCAACAGGATGCACAAGCTGAAGAGCGAGGGCTTCATGAAG GTCCTGAAGCACGAGGTGGAGCTGATGGCGCGCATGGCTAAGACCATCGACAGCTTCACGCAGCATCAGACCCGGCTGGCGGTCGTCATCGACGGACTGGACTCCTGCGAACAGGACAAAGTTCTGCAGATGCTCGACACG GTGCGGGTTTTGTTCTCCAAAGGCCCCTTCATCTCCATCTTTGCCAGTGACCCTCACATCATCATCAAGGCCATTAACCAGAACCTGAACAGCGTCCTCAGAGACTCCAACATCAACGGACACGACTACATGCGGAACATCGTCCACCTGCCCGTCTTCCTCAACAGCAGGGGTCTCTCCAGCGCCAAGAAGATGTGTGGCGCAGCGCCCACCAACGGGGACGCCGCCAACGCTGATG CAGGGTGGCACGAGGAGCTGGACAGGAAACTGTCTCAGCACAGTTTGGGTGAATTGACCAAGTTTGGCAGCAAGACGACGCTGAACCGCCGG GACACCTACCGACGGCGACAGGTGCAGCGCTCGGTGACCCGGCAGATGTCCTTCGACCTGACGAAGCTGATGGTGACGGAGGACTGGTTCAGTGACATCAGCCCACAGTCCatgaggaggctgctgaacATCGTCTCGGTCACGG GTCGCCTGCTGCGAGCCAATCAGATCACCTTCAACTGGGACCGCCTGGCGTCGTGGATCAACCTGACAGAGCAGTGGCCTTACAGGACGTCGTGGCTCATCCTGTTCCTGGAGGAGACCGACGGAGTCCCCGACCAGGCCACGCTCAAGACCATCTACGAGAG AGTGAGTAAGAACATCCCCACCACCAAAGACATGGAACCTCTGCTGGAGATCGACGGCGACGTCCGCAGCTTTGAGGTCTTCCTGTCTTCTCGAACCCCCGTCCTGACTGGCAGAGACATCCGCACCTTCCTGCCCTGCACTGTCAACCTGGACCCCAAACTCAGAGAGATCATTGCGG ATGTTCGTGCAGCTCGGGAGCAGATGAGTATGGGTGGAGTCACATACCCGTCCCTCCCCCTGCAGGAGGCCCAGGCCCGGCCCACCTCTGTCTACAGCCAGGTGTCGTCCACGTGCTCGCCCTCCGCCTCCTTCAGCGGGCCCTTCAacccaccagcagggggcgtctCCCCGCAGCCACACAGTAGCTACTACAGCGGCCTGGCCGGACCGCAGCACCCCTTCTACAACAGA CCATATTTCCCCCATCACCTTTACCAGCTGCCACGGCCCCTCGTGGCCCCCTCCTACTTATCTCACCTCCACCCACGCCCGCTCcctaaaagcagcagagacgccgGCACTGCGCCT GGCGCCGCCTCCATTGTGTCGGCCGCTCCGGCcatcctcctcagctccatGACGACCGAGGCCGTCTGTGAGCGTGTGCGTCAGATCGAAGGCATTGACCAGAGCATGATGGGACAATACGCAGCCACCATCAGGAAG GCGAACGTGAATGGCAGAGTTTTATCTCAGTGCAACATTgacgagctgaagaaggagatgAACATGAACTTTGGGGACTGGCAGCTGTTTCGAGCCACG GTCCTGGACATGCGCCTCATAGAGAATCAGGTGCTGCACGAGGAAGCAGCCAGTGAGCAAGGCAGCATTATTGGTGGCAACGTCGAGCCTGGAAGACGAGCGGCAGCTCCTCCTCGTGCCGGCGGCGCCAACACGGACGCATCACCGATGTACAGCTTCAACCTGAGCTTCGAGGAGCTCAGCACCGTGGGACTGGACGACCCGGCCCGACAGGCTAACGCTCCGTGGATG GGTGCTGCTCACCGCACCAACAGCATGACCAGCCTGAACTCACAGGAGTCCTCCAACGACATCTCCAAGCTGACGGACAAGCAGCAAGCTGAGTACCGCGACGCCTACCAGGAATACATCGCCCAGATGGCTCAGCTGGAGATgggaggcagcagcaacagggacCGACCGGTCCAGCCGCAGCCCGGACAGTTCATGACTCCACCGTCTGAGGACAAAAGCAAGGACGGCGCAGAGTTGGACGGACGCAAGTCCTTCACcaagaagagcagcagcaagcCGGCGGCAGACAACATGGACTTCACCCCGAACAGCGACGGCCTGGACCCCATCACCGAGGAGGACGAAAAGGGAGAACACGGATCCTCCAAGTCTCTGTTGACCCGCAAGACGTCTGCAGACAGAGGCGGGCTGTTCCAGGGCGCCGCAGACCTGAAGCTGAAGACCGGGGGAGGGCTGCGCTACCAGAAACTGACCAGCGACGACGAGGAGTCGGAGGAGTCCGACAACGCTCCCCTGCTGAAAGACGGCAAGAAGGTGGCGGAGGCCAAGGTGCCCGGTGGCTCGCTGGCGCTGAAGGGGAAGGACTACCTGTCCGACGCCATGCTGGACAAGAAGGACTCGTCCGATTCTGGCGTTCGCTCCAACGAGAGCTCGCCCAACCACTCGCTGCAGGACGAGGAGGCGGATCTGTCGCAGCTGGACAGGCCAAACCTCATCGAGCTGGATGAGGAGAGCCTGGCCAGGAAGCGCGGCCTTCCCAGCAGCCTCAGCGGCCTCCAGGACCCAGCCGTCACCCGCATGTCCATCTGCTCAGAGGACCAGTGCAGCCTGCTGGCCAGCAGCCCTGAGGAGAGCTGGCCCTCATCCAAGACCTACAACCTGAACCGCACGCCCAGCAACGTGACactcaacaacaacaccaacatgCAGCAGGGCAACCACCCTCGCCAGCCTGCAgagggctcctcctcctcctccaccagcgacGTCATCCTGTCCCCGAGCTCCGGCACCACCAGGCCGGGCCCGAACAACGAGAACATCCGTGTGGTTCACCTGAAGAGGGGCCTGAAACCCGGGGACCCCCCGGAGATCTGCACCGTGTCCTCCGACACCGTCACGTTTGGCGAGGAACGCGAGAGCATCCTGTGA